From the Desulfallas thermosapovorans DSM 6562 genome, the window AGGCGGGATTCTGGCGGGAACGGCTGGAAAAGAAAGCCCGTCGCCTGGCGGAAATACCCTTTGATTCTGAACGTAAACGCATGACAGTGATATACCAGGAGGCCGGAAAAATTGAAGCCCTGGTCAAAGGGGCACCCGATGTGGTGTTGAAATTGTGCACCCATTACCTGCGGAATGGCCGCCCCGTGCCCCTGGACGCCCGCAGCCGGGCCGCTGTTTTGGAAGCTAACTCCGCCATGGCCGACGGCGCGCTGCGGGTGCTGGGCCTGGCTTACCGGGAATTGCCGGGCAAGTTCGATGCCGAGCGGGTTGAGGCCGGGGATGTGGAACGAGATCTCGTTTTTGTAGGGCTGGCCGGTATGATCGACCCGCCCCGGCCATCGGCCATCAGCGCGGTGCATACTTGCCGCCGGGCCGGTATCCGGGTAGCCATGATTACCGGTGATCACCAGCTAACCGCCCAGGCGGTGGCCCGGGAAATGGGCATTGCGGGCCGGGATAGCCGGGTAATCACCGGGGAACAGCTGGAGCAAATGAGCGATGAGGAACTGGCCGCAGTGGCGGAGAATGTGCATGTTTATGCCCGGGTTTCGCCCCGGCATAAATTGCGGATAGTCCGGGCGTTAAAACGTCAAGGGCATGTGGTGGCCATGACAGGTGACGGGGTAAACGATGCGCCCGCTATCAAAGAAGCCGATATTGGTATTGCCATGGGTATTACGGGCACTGATGTAACCAGGGAGGCGTCCGCCATGGTGCTGGCGGATGATAACTTTACTTCCATTGTGGCGGCGGTGGAAGAAGGCCGGGGTATTTATGACAATATCCGCAAATTCATCCGGTACCTGCTTTCCTGCAACGTGGGGGAAGTGTTGGTGATGTTTTTGGCTGTGCTGGGAGGAATGCCGCTACCGCTGCTACCTATCCAAATACTGTGGATGAACCTTGTCACCGATGGCTTGCCGGCCATGGCTCTGGGGGTTGATCCCATTGACCGGGATATTATGCGCCGGCCGCCCCGGGACCCGGAGGAGAGTATATTCTCCAACGGTTTGGCCTGGCGGATTATCAGCAGTGGCGCTGTCATTGCGGTGCTTACCCTGGCTGTTTTTGCCCTGAGTTACTCGGGCGGGCATGATGTGGATTTGGCTCGTACCATGGCCTTTAACACACTGGTGTTTTTGCAGCTGTTTTATGTTTTTTCCTGCCGGTCGGAGTATTTTACCATTTGGGAACTGGGGTTTCAATCAAATCCTCATTTACTATTGGCGGTATTAATTTCAGCCGGGCTGCAAATGGGTGTTAATTATATTCCTTTTTTGCAACCCATCTTTCATACCGTGCCCCTCAGCCTGCACCAGTGGATGATGGTTATTGGCGTAGCCTTGCTGCCCACCATAGCCGGTACTATTCAGGGGCAACTGGGCAGCCGCTTGCGGGAAAGGGTG encodes:
- a CDS encoding calcium-transporting P-type ATPase, PMR1-type — translated: MPEIWQKLSAEETAMRLEVDTVKGLTDHEARNRLERLGPNTLERGPDVAMWQMFLNQFKDFMVLVLLAATAISGFLGEWSDAVTISIIVLLNAVLGVVHEYRAERSMEALRELASPEARVIRNGMERKIPAAELVPGDIVLLEAGDRVPADIRLTQTVDLAAVEAVLTGESTPVRKHTRPLEQAAGPADAANMVFMGTALTRGRGQGIVVATGMATEMGQIAGMIQEAEQESTPLQKRLAQLGRGLVFFCLAVCAMVVVVGVLRGEAVYQMFLTGVSLAVAAIPEGLPAIVTVALAIGVQRMIRKHAIIRRLPAVETLGCATFICSDKTGTLTQNEMTVRRVYLSGRELEVSGEGYDPKGKFTGDAAPGGPDFDKLMKLAALCNNATLYRDSISIGGLFRKNSPARESAWKIAGDPTEGALLVLAAKAGFWRERLEKKARRLAEIPFDSERKRMTVIYQEAGKIEALVKGAPDVVLKLCTHYLRNGRPVPLDARSRAAVLEANSAMADGALRVLGLAYRELPGKFDAERVEAGDVERDLVFVGLAGMIDPPRPSAISAVHTCRRAGIRVAMITGDHQLTAQAVAREMGIAGRDSRVITGEQLEQMSDEELAAVAENVHVYARVSPRHKLRIVRALKRQGHVVAMTGDGVNDAPAIKEADIGIAMGITGTDVTREASAMVLADDNFTSIVAAVEEGRGIYDNIRKFIRYLLSCNVGEVLVMFLAVLGGMPLPLLPIQILWMNLVTDGLPAMALGVDPIDRDIMRRPPRDPEESIFSNGLAWRIISSGAVIAVLTLAVFALSYSGGHDVDLARTMAFNTLVFLQLFYVFSCRSEYFTIWELGFQSNPHLLLAVLISAGLQMGVNYIPFLQPIFHTVPLSLHQWMMVIGVALLPTIAGTIQGQLGSRLRERVTYLKV